In Sphaerospermopsis torques-reginae ITEP-024, the genomic window CGCAGTGATAAATTCTTTCAGATAAAGAAAGACTATCTTTTCTATGTCCACAGTGAGAACAGGTTTTACTTGATGGATAAAATCTATCAGCAATTATAATTTCACAACCAAACTTTTTAGCTTTATANNNNNNNNNNNNNNNNNNNNNNNNNNNNNNNNNNNNNNNNNNNNNNNNNNNNNNNNNNNNNNNNNNNNNNNNNNNNNNNNNNNNNNNNNNNNNNNNNNNN contains:
- a CDS encoding zinc ribbon domain-containing protein, producing the protein YKAKKFGCEIIIADRFYPSSKTCSHCGHRKDSLSLSERIYHCENCSFEMDRDLNAAINLSRLAKA